Proteins encoded within one genomic window of Ferrimicrobium sp.:
- a CDS encoding VOC family protein — translation MASRLFNIAVGANNPHALAEFWCQVLGWDVIEDDEVFDYVSIGSPDHSLPVIDFLKVPDLKSRKNRLHLDLRADGTTTKEELARLEGLGARRVDIGQGPDVSWIVLADPEGNEFCLLGKTAQEFLGAKA, via the coding sequence ATGGCAAGTCGCCTATTCAATATCGCAGTCGGGGCGAACAATCCACACGCCCTCGCGGAGTTTTGGTGTCAAGTGCTCGGATGGGACGTTATCGAAGACGATGAGGTGTTCGATTATGTGAGCATCGGTTCACCGGATCACTCGTTGCCGGTGATTGACTTTTTGAAGGTGCCTGATCTAAAGTCGAGGAAGAACCGACTTCATCTTGACCTGCGCGCAGATGGAACAACGACCAAAGAGGAGCTGGCACGCTTGGAGGGCCTTGGTGCTCGGCGCGTTGACATCGGTCAGGGTCCAGATGTGAGCTGGATTGTCTTGGCGGACCCGGAAGGTAATGAGTTCTGTCTGCTAGGAAAGACTGCTCAAGAGTTTCTTGGGGCCAAAGCGTAG
- a CDS encoding MFS transporter — MASAREVWGNRVVRRLVIARSLASFGSGMLPVALSFTILDRFHSASDYGYVLGAQAIATVAVLFFAGVIGDRVARKPLVMGSDMIIGLMRVVMALAGLLALQELWIYLVAQLIVGFAYSLFFPAFEGWFQAVIPMEYRQQANALRSIYWNTGNILGPAIAGFLAALVFPGWALLLSGLLPLGTVVIFAGLPPDLTHQERSVSTFRQDIVEGWGAFWHRTWIWTVDLQFALWHVVAYAPLVVLGPVLAIRYYHGPGGWGLIWGSVAVGGVAGGLWAFRSRSRRPLRLGLLALFSTVSILLALAFHLSIGYVLVAGALSGMGLEYFSSLWGTLMQNHVPPEVMSKVTSFDWLASSALLPLGYAIAVPFSHLVGQGGVLEIGASYIVVSTLLVLAVPQVWSLPRAPEPLDS, encoded by the coding sequence GTGGCGTCGGCGCGCGAAGTCTGGGGCAATCGCGTGGTGCGAAGACTTGTCATTGCCCGCTCGCTGGCCTCATTCGGTTCCGGCATGTTGCCAGTGGCGTTGAGCTTCACGATTCTGGACCGTTTTCACTCGGCCAGTGATTACGGATATGTACTAGGGGCTCAGGCGATAGCCACAGTCGCGGTGCTCTTCTTTGCTGGGGTGATCGGCGATCGCGTTGCGCGTAAGCCCTTAGTAATGGGCTCGGACATGATCATTGGGCTGATGCGGGTCGTAATGGCGCTTGCTGGCCTCTTGGCATTGCAAGAACTTTGGATTTACCTGGTAGCCCAGCTCATCGTAGGGTTTGCATACTCACTGTTCTTTCCGGCCTTTGAGGGATGGTTCCAGGCTGTCATCCCAATGGAGTATCGACAACAGGCCAATGCACTTCGAAGCATCTATTGGAACACCGGCAACATTCTAGGACCCGCGATCGCCGGCTTTCTTGCAGCACTGGTCTTTCCCGGTTGGGCACTCTTGCTCTCAGGTCTTTTGCCACTCGGCACGGTCGTCATCTTTGCAGGTCTTCCTCCCGATCTGACGCATCAGGAACGAAGCGTTTCGACGTTTCGCCAAGATATCGTCGAAGGCTGGGGTGCGTTCTGGCACCGGACTTGGATTTGGACGGTCGATCTCCAGTTCGCGCTATGGCACGTCGTTGCCTATGCGCCGTTGGTGGTCTTGGGACCGGTACTGGCCATCCGCTACTATCACGGTCCCGGTGGCTGGGGCTTGATCTGGGGAAGCGTCGCTGTCGGTGGTGTCGCTGGGGGCCTATGGGCCTTTCGGAGCAGAAGTCGCCGGCCCCTGCGGCTTGGTTTGCTGGCACTGTTCTCAACGGTCTCAATTCTCCTCGCCCTTGCCTTTCATCTGTCGATCGGCTACGTTCTCGTCGCCGGGGCACTGTCCGGGATGGGTCTTGAGTACTTCTCCTCACTGTGGGGTACGCTCATGCAGAACCACGTTCCACCCGAGGTCATGTCGAAAGTCACCAGCTTTGACTGGCTGGCTAGTTCCGCGCTACTCCCACTGGGCTATGCGATTGCAGTCCCCTTCTCACATCTGGTCGGGCAGGGAGGTGTCCTCGAAATCGGTGCTAGCTACATTGTGGTATCAACGCTGCTGGTGCTTGCAGTGCCTCAGGTTTGGAGTCTTCCAAGAGCCCCCGAACCTCTGGATTCGTAG
- a CDS encoding chloride channel protein codes for MSTYPPMARYGSKVVCTLNDPLLRRLQRLIHRFFGRLNQTSHNSDSRGAEQANVPPRLADLPPRFWVLVLLTGVGAGIGAMVMMGVLRTVQHIAFDYHSGEFSNAVAAHSALRLVVVLAIGGMVTGLGLWALRRFTGSTGGEPTEVVWSRTGNLSLIRTLATGVLSEITVAMGGSIGREAAPQRTGAATGSFLARRFSLPPEQRSLLIACGAGAGLGAVYNVPLAGALFALEIYLGTMSLPLVLPALLTSGIAVVVSWITLPAHTVYFVPKLANPTTSLIVFAIVIGPVMGLASAGYVKIITWASDHRPKGRLLFIQPVLVFTALGFVAISYPLLLGNGVDLAQYAFTGSASAGLLVLLALAALKPVATAACLRSGASGGLFTPTMSFGAIFGALIGHLWLLMWPGPSVAAFAVIGAAALLAGAIEAPLTGIAMTIELTRTIAITAPILIAAVGATLISRRFDLRSIYSARLSPQPPDPPPSSPPPQAPPE; via the coding sequence ATGTCAACATATCCGCCTATGGCGCGCTACGGATCAAAGGTCGTTTGCACGTTGAATGATCCGCTACTCCGTCGTCTCCAACGACTGATTCACCGCTTCTTTGGTCGACTGAACCAGACAAGTCACAACTCGGATTCACGAGGCGCCGAACAGGCGAATGTCCCACCCCGCCTTGCGGACCTTCCACCGCGCTTCTGGGTGTTGGTACTGCTCACCGGCGTCGGGGCAGGTATCGGAGCGATGGTGATGATGGGAGTCCTCCGAACCGTGCAACACATCGCTTTTGATTACCACTCGGGCGAGTTCTCAAACGCCGTCGCAGCCCACAGCGCCTTACGACTCGTCGTTGTACTCGCCATCGGTGGTATGGTCACCGGTCTCGGGCTGTGGGCACTACGCCGCTTTACCGGCAGCACCGGAGGCGAACCAACCGAGGTCGTATGGTCACGAACAGGAAACCTGTCGCTCATTCGAACGCTCGCTACGGGGGTGCTCTCGGAGATCACCGTTGCGATGGGAGGGTCCATAGGGCGCGAAGCGGCACCCCAACGCACGGGCGCTGCCACCGGTAGCTTTCTGGCACGAAGGTTCTCACTCCCCCCAGAACAACGATCGCTCCTGATTGCCTGTGGAGCAGGTGCCGGGCTCGGCGCGGTCTACAATGTCCCTCTCGCCGGAGCACTCTTTGCTCTTGAGATCTACCTCGGCACGATGTCGCTGCCGCTTGTGCTTCCCGCCTTATTGACATCGGGAATTGCGGTAGTTGTATCGTGGATTACTCTCCCCGCTCACACTGTGTACTTTGTGCCCAAACTGGCGAACCCCACCACCTCACTGATCGTCTTCGCTATCGTCATTGGGCCCGTCATGGGTCTTGCGTCTGCTGGTTATGTCAAGATCATCACTTGGGCGAGTGATCACCGGCCCAAGGGGCGACTTCTCTTCATCCAACCAGTTCTCGTCTTCACCGCATTAGGTTTCGTCGCGATCTCGTACCCACTTCTGCTGGGTAACGGTGTCGATCTCGCGCAATATGCCTTCACCGGCTCGGCCAGTGCTGGTCTGTTGGTTCTTCTCGCACTTGCGGCACTCAAGCCGGTAGCCACCGCTGCCTGTCTGCGCAGCGGAGCGTCCGGTGGCCTCTTTACCCCGACCATGAGCTTCGGCGCAATTTTCGGCGCACTTATTGGCCACCTTTGGTTGCTCATGTGGCCAGGACCATCGGTCGCGGCCTTCGCCGTGATCGGAGCAGCGGCACTATTGGCTGGCGCCATAGAAGCACCCCTCACTGGTATCGCGATGACTATCGAGCTCACGCGTACGATCGCTATCACTGCACCGATCCTCATTGCCGCCGTTGGAGCAACCCTCATCTCGCGGCGCTTCGACTTACGCTCCATCTACTCAGCGAGGCTGTCTCCACAACCCCCTGACCCACCACCATCTTCACCACCTCCTCAAGCACCGCCGGAGTAG
- a CDS encoding ABC transporter ATP-binding protein, translating to MSAPLPAASPVLVATDLVQAFRERQVLFDLSLSIPTGEVHGLLGSNGAGKTTTLNILAGLVPPVSGQVLIDGKSVWPDPTSIRSLIGYVADEPIFLSQLTAREHLDLFAHAFGYQQELPRRTVELLKLVGLNEHADERVAGFSRGMKKRFALALALVPDPLVLLLDEPTVGLDPRWIRRVRELITELASQGKTIIFSSHLLELVESVVHRATILSNGRVLASGALSELRSKAVLQEGADLEEVFFALTDHQDHPDATSTS from the coding sequence ATGAGTGCTCCTCTGCCAGCGGCCAGTCCGGTTCTTGTTGCGACCGACTTGGTGCAGGCGTTTCGGGAACGACAGGTGCTTTTTGACCTCTCGCTCTCAATTCCAACGGGTGAGGTGCACGGTCTGCTCGGATCCAACGGTGCAGGCAAGACGACCACTCTCAACATCCTTGCAGGACTCGTTCCCCCGGTGAGTGGGCAGGTACTGATCGATGGGAAATCGGTCTGGCCGGACCCCACGTCCATCAGAAGTCTCATCGGCTACGTGGCTGACGAACCAATCTTCCTCTCGCAGTTGACCGCCCGTGAACACCTTGATCTTTTTGCTCACGCCTTTGGTTATCAGCAGGAACTACCTAGGCGAACCGTTGAGCTCCTCAAGCTCGTGGGGTTAAATGAACACGCTGATGAGCGAGTGGCCGGATTCTCACGCGGTATGAAAAAACGTTTCGCCCTCGCCCTCGCCCTGGTGCCCGACCCTTTGGTGCTCCTCCTCGATGAACCCACCGTCGGGCTCGATCCGCGTTGGATCCGTCGCGTCCGTGAGCTCATCACCGAATTGGCCAGCCAGGGCAAGACCATCATCTTCTCGAGCCACCTGCTTGAACTGGTGGAATCGGTGGTACATCGAGCTACCATTCTGTCCAATGGACGAGTGCTAGCGTCCGGCGCACTTTCCGAACTCCGATCGAAGGCAGTGCTCCAGGAGGGAGCCGACCTCGAGGAGGTCTTTTTCGCCCTCACTGACCACCAGGACCACCCCGATGCGACCTCAACCAGCTAG